The Thermoplasma sp. Kam2015 genome has a segment encoding these proteins:
- a CDS encoding 30S ribosomal protein S3ae — MAGEKAQKKGKEKWKEKIWYTVEAPSYLGSKEVTVALGEDADSMINRIVEVPISDLTGNFKKSNEKALFRITGCEGTKCKTIFIGHYIGDDYIRRLVRRRKERIDIIKDVKTSDGSVITVKIVVVSDGKLTNNKKSEIRKALTDFIVSKSSQLNYADFVRYLIGDDVYNDMVEVTKNIYPLRKIEIRKSELVSLSGSQEQQGSEQTQDGEAIAQS; from the coding sequence ATGGCTGGTGAAAAAGCTCAGAAGAAAGGAAAAGAAAAGTGGAAGGAGAAGATATGGTATACTGTTGAGGCTCCATCCTATCTCGGTTCAAAGGAGGTAACAGTTGCTTTGGGCGAGGATGCAGACTCTATGATAAACAGGATCGTTGAGGTTCCCATATCTGATCTTACAGGCAATTTTAAGAAATCAAATGAAAAGGCCCTGTTCAGGATAACTGGGTGTGAAGGGACAAAATGTAAAACTATATTTATTGGGCATTACATCGGAGATGATTATATAAGAAGGCTAGTAAGACGGAGAAAGGAGAGAATAGACATTATAAAGGATGTTAAGACATCAGATGGAAGCGTCATAACTGTTAAGATCGTTGTTGTAAGCGATGGGAAGCTCACCAATAACAAGAAGTCTGAAATCAGGAAAGCCCTCACGGATTTTATAGTATCCAAGAGCTCACAGCTCAATTATGCAGATTTTGTTAGATATCTCATTGGCGATGATGTATACAACGATATGGTGGAGGTAACAAAGAACATATATCCACTGAGGAAAATAGAAATCAGGAAATCTGAGCTGGTTTCGCTCTCCGGCTCACAGGAGCAGCAGGGGAGCGAGCAGACCCAGGATGGAGAAGCGATAGCGCAAAGTTAG
- a CDS encoding MFS transporter — MVNRKNEENNDGGFGHKYSARDLLISASAGMFIWGIIASVAPLATQWPFISSLPRSYEAVFLAAPSVFLLIGDLVLGKLSDIIGRKAVYVSTIILYLIGIFLIYFAYSVIPLIIGIALAEIGVGGEEVTTLSLISEDIPMKNRGRYLVLVPDMNNIGSFVIAFLFLYYYSSNIHTQKIYFLVLALATVALAVYTRTRVPESFRWLREKGRQQDAEEIKREMGIDQDGISVKEPNYAFSIIFLGIIGISQYLTFGLMAYIIGPYYFADNPGFTSEIIVYAMAGASVAGFIAMFLVNIGRKRYSMFSYLGGTITMVLILIFIGKIGNPSVFLPLLFLNMMFSEFAWASRTTLEPELFRTNHRSYSIGLVRVFPMLAYIASIYTTSSFSIYQYILFNLILWGVGFLATVIWAIYGIETVNISMDLGR; from the coding sequence ATGGTCAATAGGAAAAATGAAGAGAATAATGATGGGGGTTTTGGTCATAAGTATAGTGCTAGGGATCTTTTAATATCTGCATCTGCTGGCATGTTTATCTGGGGAATAATTGCTAGCGTTGCTCCGCTTGCAACTCAATGGCCCTTTATATCATCGCTTCCCAGATCCTATGAGGCTGTCTTTCTGGCTGCGCCATCGGTTTTCCTGCTTATAGGTGATTTGGTGCTGGGCAAGCTTTCCGATATCATAGGTCGGAAGGCGGTGTATGTATCCACAATAATACTCTATTTGATTGGTATATTCCTGATATATTTTGCATACTCGGTGATACCTCTCATTATTGGAATCGCATTAGCTGAAATAGGTGTTGGTGGTGAAGAAGTAACAACGCTTTCTTTGATATCGGAAGATATACCGATGAAGAATCGTGGGCGCTATCTTGTTTTGGTTCCGGATATGAACAACATAGGGAGCTTTGTAATCGCATTTCTCTTCCTGTACTATTACTCATCCAATATTCATACCCAGAAGATCTACTTCCTGGTGCTGGCTCTTGCGACCGTGGCTCTGGCCGTATACACGAGAACCAGGGTTCCAGAATCATTCAGGTGGCTCAGGGAAAAGGGCAGACAGCAGGATGCAGAGGAAATAAAGAGAGAAATGGGCATAGATCAAGACGGTATTTCCGTAAAGGAACCGAACTACGCTTTTTCAATAATTTTCCTTGGTATAATAGGTATCTCCCAGTACCTGACGTTTGGGCTCATGGCATATATAATAGGCCCATACTATTTTGCCGATAATCCCGGTTTTACGAGTGAGATAATAGTTTACGCCATGGCTGGTGCCTCAGTAGCTGGATTCATAGCCATGTTTCTAGTGAATATAGGCCGAAAGAGGTATTCAATGTTTTCCTATCTTGGTGGAACGATTACGATGGTTCTCATACTGATATTCATAGGAAAGATAGGAAATCCATCAGTATTCCTGCCGCTTCTGTTCTTGAATATGATGTTCTCTGAATTTGCATGGGCGTCACGGACAACACTTGAACCAGAGCTCTTTAGAACCAATCACAGATCTTATTCCATAGGATTGGTTCGTGTGTTTCCAATGCTTGCATACATAGCATCAATATACACAACATCATCCTTCAGCATATACCAGTACATACTTTTCAATTTGATTCTTTGGGGTGTAGGGTTTCTGGCAACCGTTATCTGGGCCATTTACGGGATAGAAACAGTCAACATAAGCATGGACCTTGGCAGATGA